A stretch of Patescibacteria group bacterium DNA encodes these proteins:
- a CDS encoding KH domain-containing protein has protein sequence MEKDQEFVEYVVKALVDNPASVTSERTVDEMGVLITLKVDPADLGQVIGRQGQTAKSIRTLLRVVGAKHHARVNLKIYEPEGMRNRRSDMQSSQNPMTDSMASRPAQAQTPTEPQEDIDLSAVDLSL, from the coding sequence GAAAAAGATCAAGAGTTTGTTGAATACGTCGTGAAGGCTCTGGTAGACAATCCAGCTAGCGTCACCTCAGAACGCACCGTTGATGAAATGGGCGTGCTCATTACTTTAAAAGTTGACCCAGCTGATCTCGGTCAAGTGATCGGTCGCCAAGGTCAAACCGCTAAATCCATTCGTACCCTATTACGTGTGGTGGGTGCTAAACACCATGCTCGAGTTAACTTAAAAATCTATGAGCCAGAGGGTATGCGCAACCGCCGTAGTGATATGCAATCCAGCCAAAACCCAATGACTGACTCTATGGCATCTCGCCCAGCCCAGGCTCAAACTCCAACTGAACCTCAAGAAGACATTGATTTGTCCGCGGTTGATTTGAGTCTGTAA